One genomic segment of Helianthus annuus cultivar XRQ/B chromosome 14, HanXRQr2.0-SUNRISE, whole genome shotgun sequence includes these proteins:
- the LOC110908765 gene encoding small RNA-binding protein 11, chloroplastic, whose amino-acid sequence MAACKRIPKTIFSNIFSRSSTGYQSSSSFGPPSSLISRRGIASRLYVAGLSFYTTEKALLDAFSQYGQVVEANVLMDKVSSRSKGFGFITYASAEEAEKAISEMDGKTLHGRIITVELAKPRTKHTGGMPIARGPPEPPTEKQ is encoded by the exons ATGGCGGCATGTAAGAGGATACCAAAAACTATCTTCAGCAACATTTTCTCACGATCAAGCACAGGATATCAGTCATCATCTTCATTCGGACCTCCATCTTCTCTCATTTCACGCAGAGGCATAGCTTCCAGGCTTTATGTAGCAG GACTATCATTTTATACCACAGAAAAAGCATTACTAGACGCATTTTCTCAATATGGCCAAGTTGTTGAAG CCAATGTTCTGATGGATAAAGTTTCAAGCAGATCAAAAGGCTTCGGGTTTATTACGTATGCATCTGCAGAAGAAGCTGAGAAAGCCATTTCTGAAATGGATGGAAAG ACACTACACGGACGTATAATAACCGTTGAACTGGCAAAACCACGGACAAAACACACTGGTGGTATGCCGATAGCTAGAGGACCCCCTGAACCGCCTACAGAGAAGCAGTAA
- the LOC110906982 gene encoding uncharacterized protein LOC110906982 translates to MQTDIMRKFECKVSIGQCSRAKKKVLDDYEGGLKEHYARLSDYKAEILETNPGSTVKMVVNEMENGEVYFNSYYICFKGVKDGWINGCRKVLGLDGCFLENSGQLLTAMGRDANNHIFPLAWAVVSVENKENWKWFLNLVRDDIEMESGLGLTLISDQHKGIIEAVKDVFPYAEHRQCVRHIYANYKKKYRGEQFTNLFWKAAKATTEEYFEKKMEELKNINKGAYTHLMERNPVTWSKAFFELNKACDAYENGMSESFNSRILSARRKPIITMLEEIRTFVMERIFLMAKKAGRLKRDVCPKIRKKLEDIKKDQRFWKVVPSDNTVFEVRSEKYACVVNLDEKTCSCRLWQLSGIPCVHTVATLSFVNKDPETFVSSWLKKDMFREAYKYPIKPLRGSTFWPKTDDIKPLPPKERRMPGRPAVKRKRSADEKEKKNPKVGIGRKMSCQNCYETGHNVRSCKNEKKDPPPKVKRPKGRPKKRGATKKV, encoded by the exons ATGCAGACCGATATCATGAGAAAATTTGAATGCAAAGTGAGTATTGGGCAATGTAGTAGAGCaaaaaaaaaggttttggatGATTATGAAGGTGGTTTAAAAGAACATTATGCTAGACTTTCGGATTATAAAGCCGAGATATTAGAAACTAATCCAGGGAGTACTGTGAAGATGGTTGTGAATGAAATGGAGAATGGAGAAGTTTACTTCAATAGTTATTATATTTGTTTTAAGGGTGTCAAAGATGGATGGATAAATGGATGCAGAAAAGTTCTTGGTTTAGATGGGTGCTTTCTAGAAAACAGTGGCCAACTACTAACAGCTATGGGAAGAGATGCCAATAACCATATTTTTCCTTTGGCATGGGCTGTTGTGTCTGTTGAGAATAAGGAAAACTGGAAATGGTTTCTTAATCTAGTGAGGGATGACATTGAAATGGAAAGTGGACTTGGACTAACTCTCATTTCAGATCAACACAAG GGAATTATAGAAGCTGTAAAGGACGTGTTTCCTTATGCTGAGCATAGACAATGTGTAAGGCATATTTATGCTAACTATAAGAAAAAATATCGCGGAGAACAATTTACAAATTTATTTTGGAAAGCTGCAAAGGCAACAACCGAGGAATATTTTGAGAAGAAAATGGAAGAATTGAAAAACATTAACAAAGGGGCATATACCCATCTAATGGAAAGGAATCCGGTTACTTGGTCAAAGGCTTTTTTCGAGCTTAATAAGGCATGTGATGCGTACGAAAATGGCATGAGCGAAAGCTTCAACTCGCGCATTCTATCAGCACGACGGAAACCTATAATTACTATGCTAGAAGAAATCCGAACATTTGTGATGGAAAGAATATTTTTAATGGCGAAAAAAGCTGGAAGATTAAAACGTGATGTCTGTCCGAAAATCAGGAAAAAGTTAGAAGACATCAAAAAGGATCAAAG GTTTTGGAAGGTAGTTCCAAGTGATAACACCGTATTTGAAGTTAGAAGTGAAAAATATGCATGCGTGGTGAACCTTGATGAAAAAACTTGTAGTTGTAGATTATGGCAGTTGTCAGGCATACCTTGTGTTCATACAGTGGCAACGTTGTCCTTCGTTAACAAGGACCCAGAAACTTTTGTTAGTTCTTGGCTTAAAAAGGACATGTTCAGAGAAGCATACAAATATCCAATCAAACCACTAAGAGGAAGTACATTTTGGCCTAAAACTGATGATATAAAACCTTTACCTCCAAAAGAGAGACGAATGCCAGGTAGACCAGCAGTAAAGAGGAAAAGAAGCGCTGatgagaaagagaaaaagaaccCGAAGGTTGGAATTGGAAGAAAAATGTCTTGTCAAAATTGTTATGAAACGGGTCATAATGTTAGGTCTTGCAAAAACGAGAAAAAAGACCCCCCACCAAAGGTGAAAAGGCCAAAAGGTAGACCTAAAAAGCGTGGTGCAACGAAGAAAGTTTAA
- the LOC118486523 gene encoding uncharacterized protein LOC118486523, translating to MGLKEALRLKSFDSKELDVRATKTPKGETPYLQLVQQNLYPIRAPEAPGDQGGSGSVPTASPVAQIQATVAADDAGGREAGSSMTKGSGSKIIIEDEGVHLSVEDTEVHASGEKGGNDQNEGEDIGGDGEDGDEQPQIVLKRKRAAPTKSDPKARQPKKTKADFKVVTLDDDDHVTAFSTAGGVLENLDAHLHEGRTPRDHLLQTPLSPLSFGEGGAKVVTDLRTSDPKKAVPSPSGKFTTGVASNVSRPSSSPFDGGDSASSSPLWYDTEAVFLSRELGSGGFEGADAANALEKYVPEWSLANKDRIVDALSAKMSLFHLGTPAEHSYYRKMSGPELGNTLMLNQAQSNSLVVETYKRWVESESLCHKLKREIASLKGEGDVRSKTKQELVSLRSQIDRLKGQVSEAKEVTKSSQASAAAAYEARDKALQDLEALKLKFADLEKKLSNVEMKHAAELKEMRTSHDQLLADYHRLVDAKDEVERARDREIESHKTTIDEARGMLIRCERDMIEAYSELSELKLTKQWFLTDGVAWVVKLVHQSPELEKVVADLVNSVNAVGANEGIKQGFKAAQELVGSAEEVPGYDAGAQSALEAAVKAFDELKISVLDKVSDLIGEPLSVIQ from the exons ATGGGTTTGAAGGAGGCGCTTAGATTGAAGTCCTTCGATTCGAAAGAGTTGGATGTTCGTGCTACCAAGACTCCGAAGGGTGAGACCCCGTACTTGCAACTTGTGCAACAGAATCTTTACCCGATTCGTGCGCCGGAGGCTCCTGGTGATCAAGGTGGTTCGGGTTCGGTCCCTACCGCGTCACCTGTTGCTCAAATTCAGGCGACGGTTGCGGCGGATGATGCTGGGGGTCGGGAAGCTGGTTCGTCGATGACGAAAGGTTCTGGCTCTAAAATTATTATTGAGGATGAGGGGGTCCATCTTTCTGTTGAAGACACCGAGGTACATGCTAGTGGTGAGAAAGGAGGAAACGATCAGAACGAGGGTGAAGACATCGGAGGGGATGGTGAAGATGGAGATGAACAGCCTCAgattgttttgaaaagaaaacggGCTGCTCCCACCAAATCTGACCCGAAGGCCAGGCAGCCGAAAAAGACGAAGGCCGACTTTAAAGTGGTTACACTTGATGACGACGATCATGTTACTGCGTTTTCTACTGCTGGAGGTGTACTAGAGAATTTGGACGCTCATCTCCACGAGGGCCGCACCCCACGGGATCATCTTCTGCAAACTCCTTTGAGTCCGTTGTCCTTCGGTGAGGGTGGTGCCAAGGTTGTTACGGATTTACGCACCTCCGATCCAAAGAAAGCCGTGCCTTCTCCTTCGGGTAAGTTTACTACGGGAGTTGCATCCAACGTGTCTAGGCCGAGCTCTTCGCCGTTTGATGGTGGGGACAGTGCTTCTTCCTCCCCTCTGTGGTATGACACTGAGGCTGTGTTCTTGTCTCGAGAATTAGGTTCTGGTGGTTTTGAGGGCGCGGATGCAGCTAATGCTTTGGAGAAGTACGTACCGGAGTGGTCGTTGGCGAATAAAGATAGGATTGTGGATGCCCTCTCGGCCAAGATGTCTTTGTTCCACCTGGGAACTCCTGCGGAGCATTCTTATTACCGCAAGATGAGTGGGCCGGAACTTGGAAATACCTTGATGCTGAATCAAGCTCAATCAAACTCCCTAGTGGTAGAGACGTACAAGCGTTGGGTTGAGTCGGAGTCGTTGTGTCACAAGCTTAAACGTGAGATTGCCAGCTTGAAGGGTGAGGGCGATGTTCGATCCAAAACGAAACAGGAACTGGTGTCCCTGCGATCTCAAATCGATCGACTGAAAGGGCAGGTGTCGGAAGCTAAAGAAGTTACTAAGTCCTCTCAAGCTTCGGCCGCGGCGGCCTATGAAGCTCGTGACAAGGCTCTTCAGGATTTAGAGGCCCTTAAGTTGAAGTTTGctgatttggaaaaaaaattgTCCAACGTAGAGATGAAGCATGCCGCCGAACTGAAGGAGATGCGGACATCACATGATCAACTTTTGGCTGATTATCATCGCTTGGTCGATG CTAAAGACGAAGTTGAGAGAGCTCGCGACAGGGAGATCGAGTCGCACAAGACAACGATTGATGAAGCAAGAGGGATGTTGATCCGGTGCGAGCGTGATATGATTGAAGCATATTCGGAACTGTCGGAGCTGAAACTTACCAAGCAGTGGTTCTTGACAGATGGGGTCGCATGGGTTGTCAAGTTGGTGCATCAGAGCCCCGAATTGGAGAAGGTGGTTGCTGATTTGGTCAACAGCGTTAATGCGGTTGGGGCGAACGAAGGGATAAAACAAGGTTTCAAAGCCGCGCAGGAACTGGTTGGTTCGGCGGAAGAGGTTCCGGGCTACGATGCCGGAGCTCAGAGTGCCTTGGAAGCTGCGGTGAAAGCTTTTGACGAACTCAAAATCTCTGTTCTCGACAAAGTATCCGATTTGATAGGCGAGCCTCTATCGGTTATTCAATAG